A window of the Dyadobacter pollutisoli genome harbors these coding sequences:
- a CDS encoding 5' nucleotidase, NT5C type, whose product MLRLTLDMDDVLANTHERLVEIILNDFATTLNEDDLNSKALRELLHPKQLSKLHKIIDTPGFFADIKVKEGAEETVYKLSRFYDLFVATACMEFPNSFKDKFDWLHKYFPFIPWTNIVFCGYKSIIQSDYLIDDHVRNLVAFKGEGILFTAPHNLKDTSYKRVSNWKEVSELFLHAV is encoded by the coding sequence ATGCTGAGACTAACTTTGGATATGGATGATGTTCTGGCCAATACACACGAAAGGCTCGTTGAGATCATTCTGAATGATTTTGCAACAACATTAAATGAAGATGATCTGAATTCCAAGGCGTTACGGGAGCTATTGCATCCGAAACAGTTATCCAAACTACATAAAATCATTGACACGCCAGGTTTCTTTGCAGATATCAAAGTGAAAGAAGGTGCGGAAGAAACCGTTTACAAGTTGTCGCGATTTTACGACCTTTTTGTAGCTACCGCCTGCATGGAATTCCCCAATTCGTTCAAGGATAAATTTGACTGGCTGCATAAATATTTTCCGTTCATTCCATGGACAAATATTGTTTTTTGCGGCTATAAAAGCATCATTCAGTCCGACTATCTGATCGATGACCACGTACGTAATCTAGTCGCATTCAAAGGTGAGGGCATTTTGTTCACCGCTCCTCATAACCTGAAAGACACTTCCTATAAACGCGTTTCCAACTGGAAAGAAGTGTCCGAATTATTCCTGCACGCCGTATGA
- a CDS encoding dihydrolipoamide acetyltransferase family protein: MKIVKMVMPPMGESILECTVLHLLAKAGDAVGIDDSILEVATDKVDTEVPCPYSGILTEWLVKENDVVAIGSAVAHIQVEDAEVTITPPVLQPVLEVAADLAATQVSATSVAEASVAETASYLEKDFQEALSRKSEAAQEYARNNGESNTFYSPLVLSIAREEHISANELATIPGTGAENRVTKNDIISFLNNRQKKPVAPIATSLNGSNEIIEMDRMRKMISQRMIESRKISAHVTSFIEADMTPVVKWREQVKNEFRKKTSDSITFTPILIEAVVKAIKDYPMINISVDGDKIIKKKDINIGMAVALPDGNLIVPVIHHADQYDLAGLAKKVNDLARRARENKLKADDLAGGTYTVSNIGAFANLMGTPIIVQPQVAIMAFGAIKKKPAVIETPQGDLIGIRSMMFISHSYDHRVVDGSLGGLFLKRVNDYLENFDVHRTII, encoded by the coding sequence ATGAAAATAGTAAAAATGGTAATGCCTCCAATGGGCGAAAGTATTCTGGAATGTACTGTGCTCCACCTTCTTGCAAAAGCAGGGGATGCTGTAGGGATTGACGATTCAATATTGGAAGTGGCTACCGACAAAGTGGATACGGAAGTACCTTGCCCCTACTCAGGTATTCTGACCGAATGGCTCGTAAAGGAAAATGACGTAGTGGCCATTGGCAGCGCGGTCGCTCACATTCAGGTGGAAGACGCTGAGGTTACCATTACGCCGCCTGTACTGCAACCGGTACTGGAAGTAGCCGCTGATCTTGCCGCAACCCAAGTTTCGGCAACGTCGGTCGCCGAAGCGTCGGTCGCCGAAACGGCTTCGTATCTTGAAAAGGATTTTCAGGAAGCTCTCAGCAGAAAGAGCGAGGCTGCACAGGAATATGCCCGCAATAATGGAGAAAGCAACACATTCTATTCCCCGCTTGTACTGAGCATTGCCCGTGAAGAGCATATCAGTGCGAACGAACTGGCTACAATACCAGGGACCGGGGCTGAAAACCGGGTTACCAAAAACGATATCATTTCTTTCCTGAATAACCGTCAGAAAAAACCCGTGGCTCCCATTGCGACTTCCCTGAACGGCAGTAATGAGATCATTGAAATGGACCGTATGCGTAAGATGATCTCACAGCGCATGATTGAGTCCAGAAAAATTTCTGCACACGTGACCTCTTTCATTGAGGCCGATATGACACCGGTTGTCAAGTGGAGAGAGCAGGTGAAAAACGAATTCCGAAAGAAAACGAGCGATAGCATCACATTTACACCGATTTTGATAGAGGCGGTTGTAAAGGCGATCAAAGATTACCCGATGATCAATATCTCGGTGGATGGTGATAAGATCATTAAAAAGAAAGACATTAACATTGGTATGGCGGTGGCTTTGCCGGATGGCAACCTGATCGTTCCGGTGATTCACCACGCCGACCAATATGATCTTGCAGGACTAGCCAAAAAAGTAAATGACCTTGCAAGACGCGCCAGAGAGAATAAACTGAAAGCGGACGATCTGGCGGGTGGTACCTATACCGTTTCCAACATTGGTGCATTCGCCAACCTGATGGGGACGCCGATCATAGTACAGCCTCAGGTCGCCATTATGGCATTTGGCGCTATCAAGAAAAAACCTGCGGTGATCGAAACACCACAAGGTGACCTGATCGGTATCCGCAGCATGATGTTTATCTCCCATTCCTACGATCACCGGGTCGTGGATGGTTCATTGGGAGGGCTTTTCCTTAAACGGGTTAATGATTACCTGGAAAATTTCGACGTCCACAGAACCATTATCTGA
- a CDS encoding competence/damage-inducible protein A, with translation MVPTTRAEIITIGDEILFGQITDTNTQWIGTQLTDIGIRPVRKTSVGDNRQDILDAFAEASTRVNVIIVTGGLGPTRDDITKHTFCEYFGTELEINQEALALVTEFFAKRGRAMSELNIQQAALPKNCTYIPNLWGTAPGMWFEKDEVIYVSLPGVPYEMKSLMEFEILPRLKARFATQIIQHKSIRTIGIGESFLAEKIAPWEDALPDHIKLAYLPHFGQVRLRLTGTGTDQELLERQLNEQVSQLLPLIEEHVFGYNTDELETVIGTLLINSNATVGTAESCTGGFVANQITSVPGSSAYFEGSVVSYSNSVKMNVLGVSRETLEEFGAVSEQTAREMAEGARRVLNTTFAVSTTGIAGPDGGTAEKPVGTVWIACATPDETYTQLLTLRNNRKINIELTSSYALNLLRKTILKANMALKS, from the coding sequence ATGGTTCCCACTACCCGGGCTGAAATAATAACCATCGGTGATGAAATTCTTTTTGGACAAATTACTGACACCAACACACAATGGATTGGCACTCAACTTACTGATATAGGGATCCGCCCCGTTCGGAAAACGTCTGTGGGGGATAACCGCCAGGACATTCTTGACGCGTTCGCGGAAGCCAGCACGCGGGTTAATGTAATCATTGTAACCGGAGGCCTGGGACCAACGAGGGATGATATTACCAAACATACTTTTTGCGAATATTTTGGAACAGAATTAGAAATCAATCAGGAAGCCCTTGCATTGGTTACCGAATTTTTTGCCAAAAGAGGCCGTGCGATGAGCGAGCTGAACATTCAACAGGCTGCCCTTCCAAAAAACTGTACCTACATTCCTAATTTGTGGGGAACAGCACCGGGCATGTGGTTTGAAAAAGATGAAGTCATTTACGTATCGCTCCCCGGCGTACCGTACGAAATGAAGAGCTTGATGGAATTTGAGATCCTGCCGAGGCTTAAAGCACGCTTTGCCACGCAGATCATTCAACATAAATCAATCCGCACCATTGGTATAGGAGAATCTTTTCTTGCAGAAAAAATAGCACCATGGGAAGATGCGCTGCCAGATCACATTAAGCTTGCTTATCTTCCTCATTTCGGGCAGGTAAGGCTTCGGCTCACCGGTACCGGGACTGATCAGGAATTACTGGAAAGGCAATTGAACGAACAAGTATCCCAGTTACTGCCTCTGATTGAAGAACATGTTTTCGGTTACAACACGGATGAACTTGAAACGGTAATCGGAACGTTGCTTATTAATAGTAATGCTACTGTGGGCACGGCGGAAAGCTGTACCGGAGGCTTTGTGGCCAACCAGATCACCAGCGTACCAGGCTCGTCCGCGTATTTTGAAGGATCAGTGGTGAGTTACAGCAACAGTGTCAAAATGAATGTGCTTGGTGTGTCCCGCGAAACGCTGGAAGAATTCGGCGCTGTAAGCGAACAGACGGCCCGTGAAATGGCGGAAGGTGCGCGCCGGGTACTCAATACCACATTCGCAGTTTCTACCACAGGCATTGCTGGCCCCGACGGCGGTACTGCCGAAAAGCCGGTAGGTACAGTGTGGATTGCCTGCGCTACGCCCGATGAAACTTACACGCAGCTTCTGACATTGAGAAACAATAGAAAAATCAACATAGAACTAACTTCTTCCTATGCTCTCAATCTGTTGAGAAAAACGATACTTAAAGCCAACATGGCGTTGAAGAGCTGA
- a CDS encoding DUF4197 domain-containing protein, which yields MKHKILAITLFWLLYSSASQAQFNLGKVLEKVGGSGSGLDEGEIVSGLKEALNVGISNGSAEASKVDGFFKNELIKIAVPPEAQKVAETLRKMGLGAEVDKFTLSLNRAAEDAAKKSKPIFVKAITSMTVPDALGILRGQDDAATQYLKKTTNEDLFKTFFPVVDSTLKLNKATEYYTDIVNTYNQIPLVKKVNPNLKEYATQKTIDGLYVLIAQEEKKIREDPVARVSDLLKKVFSQAGK from the coding sequence ATGAAACACAAAATCTTAGCAATAACGTTATTTTGGCTCTTATATAGCAGTGCTTCACAGGCTCAGTTCAATTTAGGAAAGGTCCTGGAAAAGGTAGGAGGTTCGGGTAGCGGATTAGATGAAGGCGAAATCGTTTCGGGCCTGAAGGAAGCATTGAATGTAGGGATTAGTAACGGTTCCGCAGAGGCTTCGAAGGTCGACGGTTTTTTCAAAAATGAGCTGATCAAAATCGCCGTTCCGCCTGAGGCACAGAAGGTAGCTGAAACATTACGCAAGATGGGACTTGGCGCGGAAGTGGATAAATTCACATTGTCGCTGAACCGGGCTGCCGAAGATGCAGCGAAAAAATCGAAGCCCATATTCGTCAAAGCTATCACTTCCATGACCGTGCCCGACGCACTCGGAATTTTGAGAGGCCAGGACGATGCTGCCACTCAGTATCTCAAAAAAACAACCAACGAGGACCTGTTCAAAACATTTTTCCCGGTGGTGGACAGCACATTGAAACTGAACAAGGCTACGGAATATTACACGGACATTGTCAATACCTACAATCAGATTCCGCTGGTTAAAAAAGTGAACCCGAACCTGAAAGAATACGCCACCCAAAAAACCATTGACGGTTTGTATGTTTTGATTGCGCAGGAGGAGAAAAAAATACGCGAGGACCCCGTTGCACGGGTAAGCGATCTTTTGAAAAAGGTTTTCAGCCAGGCCGGAAAGTAA
- the gldC gene encoding gliding motility protein GldC: protein MKKSEIHFTVELDDKNIPEKIFWNATDNPNEGINDTRAIAIAVWDHYHRGTLKIDLWTKDMEVFEMKRFYIELMSGIADTLLTATNDRVMADAIEGVCETLSKKLDEEMKAAK, encoded by the coding sequence ATGAAAAAATCAGAAATACATTTCACCGTTGAACTCGACGATAAAAATATACCGGAGAAAATTTTCTGGAATGCAACCGATAATCCAAATGAGGGCATAAACGATACCAGGGCTATTGCGATCGCAGTTTGGGACCATTACCACAGAGGTACATTGAAGATTGACCTTTGGACCAAGGACATGGAGGTGTTTGAAATGAAACGTTTCTACATTGAGCTCATGAGCGGTATCGCTGATACTTTGCTTACCGCAACCAACGACCGCGTGATGGCTGACGCTATCGAAGGCGTGTGCGAAACGCTGAGCAAGAAATTGGATGAAGAAATGAAAGCCGCGAAGTAG
- a CDS encoding MmcQ/YjbR family DNA-binding protein, producing the protein MNLETLRDYCLKLPGVTEELPFGPDTLVFKVMGKVFLLTPMESAGHQFNAKCDPEKAEELRATYPDVRPGYHMNKKHWNTVLVTGSIPSETLFGWVKDSYDLVVASLPKKNQEELKNIG; encoded by the coding sequence ATGAATCTAGAAACACTGCGGGATTACTGCCTGAAACTACCGGGTGTAACCGAGGAACTTCCGTTCGGCCCCGATACGCTGGTATTCAAAGTAATGGGTAAAGTTTTTCTTTTAACGCCCATGGAATCGGCGGGACATCAGTTCAATGCCAAATGTGATCCCGAAAAAGCGGAAGAACTCAGGGCAACCTATCCCGACGTGAGACCCGGATATCATATGAATAAAAAGCACTGGAATACGGTCCTCGTGACAGGAAGCATCCCAAGCGAGACATTATTTGGTTGGGTAAAAGACTCCTACGATCTGGTTGTGGCAAGTTTGCCGAAGAAAAATCAGGAGGAATTGAAGAATATTGGGTAA
- a CDS encoding DUF6728 family protein, with amino-acid sequence MKKYFQLGDVFYYFIRVFRKRDANSPDSFNLRMMHGINRISIVMFLICVIIMIVRALTR; translated from the coding sequence ATGAAAAAATACTTTCAGCTGGGTGATGTATTTTACTACTTCATCCGGGTTTTCAGAAAACGGGACGCTAATTCGCCCGACTCGTTCAATCTGCGCATGATGCACGGGATCAACAGGATCTCTATCGTCATGTTTTTGATTTGTGTCATCATTATGATCGTCAGAGCTTTAACAAGATGA
- the ispG gene encoding (E)-4-hydroxy-3-methylbut-2-enyl-diphosphate synthase has translation MSVVTASERKTNLYCPSLTAYTRRKTITINIGDLPMGSDYPIRVQSMTTVDTMDTQGSIDEVIRMVESGCEYVRITAPSVKEAQNLENIRKGLHKLGIYVPLIADIHFTPNAAELAARIVEKVRINPGNYADRKRFEIIDYTDASYAAELERIREKFIPLVKICKEYGTAMRIGTNHGSLSDRILSRYGDTPLGMVESALEFLRICEELNYFNIALSMKSSNTQVMVEAYRLLVQRLDEEGLKPYPLHLGVTEAGEAEDGRIKSAVGIGTLLEDGLGDTVRVSLTEAPEKEAPVARALIERYALRTPHDFIEPVEVCPINPFQYTRRDTQEVYNIGHLNVPRVIADYSNVHVQELEDLKSIGHFFLPVPDKWAMNDQGADFIYTGQQPVPFMLPNGLKEILDYNQWSVHPEKQNKFPMLSPEEWNEAGHAVQRPVSFIKGNIHLFGKEFLEKIRDNHQVVLVLSTDNAHAMPELRRFFYTLTELKIKVPVIIQRTYQADMGDRLTLYSATDIGGLLVDGFGDGTLLSPEFPKEITHAEKLKAASAFNSIAFGILQAARTRMSKTEYISCPSCGRTLFDLQETTAMIRKHTEHLKGVKIGIMGCIVNGPGEMADADYGYVGMGKDKIALYRGQEVIKRSVTAAKAVDELIELIREDGRWIEPEEREVLV, from the coding sequence ATGTCAGTAGTAACAGCTTCCGAAAGAAAAACAAATCTCTACTGTCCTTCCCTGACAGCATATACAAGGCGTAAAACGATCACCATTAACATCGGCGACCTACCGATGGGCTCCGATTACCCGATCCGTGTTCAGTCGATGACCACCGTCGACACGATGGATACACAAGGCTCCATTGACGAAGTGATCAGGATGGTGGAGTCGGGTTGTGAATATGTAAGGATCACAGCGCCGAGTGTCAAGGAAGCGCAGAATCTTGAAAATATCCGTAAAGGTCTGCACAAGCTGGGCATATATGTACCGCTTATCGCTGACATTCACTTTACGCCCAATGCCGCTGAGCTTGCCGCAAGGATTGTTGAAAAGGTAAGGATCAATCCCGGTAACTACGCGGACCGCAAGCGCTTTGAGATCATTGATTATACCGACGCATCCTATGCTGCCGAACTCGAAAGGATCAGGGAGAAGTTCATTCCGCTGGTTAAAATATGTAAGGAATACGGCACAGCGATGCGGATCGGCACCAACCACGGCTCGCTTTCCGACCGAATATTAAGCCGGTATGGCGACACGCCGCTCGGTATGGTTGAATCTGCCCTGGAATTTTTACGGATCTGCGAAGAGTTGAATTACTTCAACATTGCGTTGTCGATGAAATCCAGCAATACGCAAGTTATGGTGGAAGCATATCGTTTGCTGGTGCAAAGGCTTGACGAGGAAGGTTTAAAACCTTATCCACTACATTTGGGCGTAACCGAAGCCGGTGAAGCCGAAGATGGCCGCATTAAATCAGCCGTTGGCATTGGTACGTTGCTGGAAGACGGTCTTGGCGACACGGTCCGCGTGTCATTGACCGAAGCACCTGAAAAAGAAGCTCCTGTCGCACGGGCGCTCATTGAACGTTACGCACTGCGTACACCGCACGACTTCATTGAACCTGTTGAAGTTTGCCCGATCAACCCATTCCAATATACAAGACGCGATACGCAGGAGGTTTATAACATCGGACATTTGAATGTACCGAGGGTCATTGCCGACTATTCCAATGTACATGTTCAGGAATTGGAAGATCTGAAAAGCATTGGACATTTCTTTCTGCCTGTACCCGACAAATGGGCCATGAATGATCAGGGTGCGGATTTTATATACACCGGCCAGCAGCCTGTACCGTTTATGTTGCCCAATGGATTGAAAGAAATATTGGATTATAATCAATGGTCGGTGCACCCTGAAAAGCAGAATAAATTTCCAATGCTCAGTCCCGAAGAATGGAATGAAGCTGGTCACGCGGTTCAGCGCCCGGTTAGTTTTATCAAAGGCAACATTCATTTATTTGGTAAGGAGTTTTTAGAAAAAATACGTGATAATCATCAGGTAGTACTGGTTTTGTCTACTGACAATGCGCATGCGATGCCGGAGCTGAGGCGATTTTTTTATACGCTTACTGAGCTGAAAATAAAAGTCCCGGTAATCATTCAAAGGACTTATCAGGCCGATATGGGCGACCGGCTCACCCTTTACTCGGCAACGGATATCGGAGGCTTACTGGTCGACGGTTTCGGGGACGGGACATTGCTATCACCCGAATTTCCAAAAGAAATTACGCATGCAGAAAAGTTAAAAGCTGCATCTGCTTTCAATAGCATTGCTTTCGGCATCTTACAGGCAGCCCGGACGAGAATGTCGAAAACCGAATATATTTCCTGCCCTTCCTGCGGCCGGACTCTTTTTGACTTACAAGAAACAACTGCCATGATCCGCAAGCATACCGAGCATTTGAAAGGTGTGAAAATCGGGATTATGGGCTGTATCGTAAACGGGCCGGGCGAAATGGCTGACGCCGATTATGGTTACGTGGGTATGGGCAAGGATAAAATTGCTTTATACCGTGGACAGGAAGTGATCAAACGATCGGTAACTGCCGCGAAAGCAGTGGACGAGCTGATCGAGCTGATCCGGGAAGACGGCCGGTGGATAGAACCGGAAGAGCGTGAGGTACTGGTTTAA
- a CDS encoding GHMP family kinase ATP-binding protein, whose translation MRISTPGRICLFGEHQDYLGLPVIAAAISRRISIEGEYRDDDKIILHLPDLGLKEEFSFKDTFPYVVQRDYFRSTVNVLKRKGLSFSKGFECVIHGNIPINSGTSSSSALIVSWAHFLDKMSDNPSNFTQKELGEIANAAEVLEFGEPGGMMDHYSTAIGNVIYLESTPIIHVEALTPTLGTFVLGDSLEPKDTLGILARCRYGMEDVIRKVTDYDPEFSIFTTPFEKTVDYKTLLSDDELSLLRANVEDRDILLEGKALLTQSIHTPVNEQFDAHFGELLYKHYKNLRDHKRTSTPKIERMMNAALGAGALGGKINGSGGGGCMFVYAPTRAEEVAQAIEREGGKSYIITVDSGSRIEG comes from the coding sequence ATGAGGATTTCGACTCCCGGCCGCATTTGTTTATTTGGTGAACATCAGGATTACCTTGGGTTACCGGTTATAGCGGCGGCCATCTCGCGAAGAATTAGTATTGAAGGCGAATATCGCGACGATGATAAAATAATCCTGCATTTACCTGATTTAGGTTTAAAAGAGGAGTTTTCTTTCAAGGACACGTTCCCCTATGTGGTTCAGAGAGATTATTTCCGCAGTACAGTCAATGTTTTAAAAAGAAAAGGCCTTTCGTTTTCAAAAGGTTTTGAATGTGTGATACATGGAAATATCCCGATCAATTCGGGTACTTCCAGCTCATCCGCACTGATCGTTTCCTGGGCTCATTTTTTAGATAAAATGAGTGATAATCCATCTAATTTCACGCAGAAAGAACTGGGTGAAATTGCCAATGCAGCCGAGGTCCTCGAATTCGGGGAACCCGGCGGCATGATGGACCACTACTCCACCGCGATCGGAAATGTGATCTACCTGGAATCCACGCCGATCATTCATGTTGAAGCGCTGACCCCGACACTGGGTACATTCGTCCTGGGTGATTCTCTGGAACCCAAGGACACATTGGGCATCCTCGCCAGGTGTCGCTACGGAATGGAAGACGTGATCAGAAAGGTTACTGATTATGATCCTGAATTTTCGATTTTTACAACACCATTTGAAAAAACAGTTGACTATAAAACGCTTCTTTCCGATGACGAACTAAGTCTGCTGCGTGCCAATGTCGAAGACCGGGACATTCTCCTGGAAGGTAAAGCGTTGTTAACACAAAGTATCCATACCCCTGTCAATGAGCAGTTTGATGCGCATTTCGGTGAGCTGCTTTACAAACATTATAAAAACCTTCGTGACCATAAAAGAACTTCAACTCCCAAAATAGAGCGCATGATGAATGCGGCACTCGGTGCGGGAGCATTAGGAGGCAAGATAAATGGCTCAGGAGGAGGAGGATGTATGTTTGTATACGCCCCTACCCGGGCGGAAGAAGTAGCACAGGCCATTGAACGTGAAGGAGGCAAAAGCTACATCATTACGGTGGACTCGGGAAGCAGAATCGAGGGCTAG
- a CDS encoding sugar MFS transporter, translating into MSKKNSYLGPLLIIGVLFFVMGFITWVNGTLITFFKKAFSLDNTSSYLVTFAFFISYTIMAIPCSYVVKKTGFKNGMSLALLVMAAGTLIFIPAAEMASYPVFLVGLFTIGIGLTVLQTASNPYATLLGPRESAAQRISVMGIANKGAGIISQIVIGKLLLAGASSTDPKEELDKVVVPYLILTGVLVVLAIVIRLSKGLVEVSEEEEETSATGQLTAQKTSVFQYPNLVLGVLALFCYVGVEVIAADTIINYGVSLGIPENEARVFGAYTLGGMMFGYVLGIVLIPKFVSQQAYMIFSAVLGLVVTVVAIMTTGFTSVMCIAVLGFANAVIWPALWPLALSGLGKFTKIASALLVMGISGGAILPLVYGGIADSIGSTQKAYWVMVPLYFFILYFGLVGHKKKSW; encoded by the coding sequence ATGAGCAAAAAGAACAGTTACCTAGGCCCTCTATTGATTATCGGCGTATTATTCTTTGTGATGGGGTTCATCACTTGGGTAAACGGAACGCTGATCACCTTTTTCAAAAAAGCTTTCTCTCTTGACAACACGAGCTCCTATCTGGTGACGTTCGCTTTTTTCATTTCCTACACCATTATGGCGATCCCCTGTTCTTATGTTGTAAAAAAGACAGGTTTCAAAAATGGCATGTCGCTGGCCTTGCTGGTTATGGCTGCGGGAACATTGATCTTCATCCCAGCCGCTGAAATGGCTTCCTATCCCGTGTTCCTGGTAGGTTTGTTTACGATCGGGATCGGTTTAACAGTTTTGCAAACTGCATCAAACCCATATGCAACATTGCTCGGGCCGCGTGAGAGCGCAGCGCAGCGGATCAGTGTGATGGGAATTGCCAACAAAGGAGCTGGAATTATTAGCCAGATTGTGATTGGAAAATTGCTTTTGGCGGGCGCAAGTTCAACTGATCCCAAAGAAGAGCTTGACAAAGTGGTCGTTCCTTATTTGATTTTGACGGGGGTTCTGGTCGTGCTAGCGATCGTGATCAGGCTGTCAAAAGGCTTGGTAGAAGTCAGTGAAGAAGAGGAGGAAACATCGGCGACAGGTCAGCTTACTGCCCAAAAAACTTCTGTTTTTCAATATCCAAACCTTGTATTGGGCGTCCTTGCATTGTTTTGCTATGTGGGTGTTGAAGTTATTGCAGCGGATACAATCATCAATTACGGTGTTTCTCTGGGGATTCCTGAGAACGAAGCGCGGGTTTTTGGAGCTTACACATTGGGCGGCATGATGTTCGGTTATGTGCTTGGGATTGTGTTGATTCCTAAATTTGTCTCCCAGCAGGCCTATATGATTTTCTCTGCGGTGCTGGGGCTCGTAGTAACAGTCGTAGCAATCATGACGACTGGTTTCACCTCAGTCATGTGCATTGCGGTTTTAGGTTTTGCCAATGCGGTTATCTGGCCGGCATTGTGGCCTTTGGCACTAAGTGGTTTGGGTAAATTCACCAAAATCGCCTCTGCCCTGCTGGTAATGGGTATTTCAGGTGGTGCCATTTTGCCTCTGGTTTACGGAGGAATCGCTGACTCCATCGGCAGCACTCAAAAAGCTTACTGGGTAATGGTACCATTGTATTTTTTCATACTTTATTTCGGCCTGGTTGGTCATAAAAAGAAAAGCTGGTAG
- a CDS encoding 6-pyruvoyl trahydropterin synthase family protein — protein sequence MAQKVAVFRKEHFNAAHRLHNPKWTDEKNEEVFGKCNNPNFHGHNYELIVQVTGELNAETGYVMDMKILSSILKEFVLDRFDHKNLNLDVLEFRDLNPSAENIAIVIYSILRPKIDSGLALKVRLYETERNFVEYPVD from the coding sequence ATGGCGCAAAAGGTGGCGGTGTTCCGGAAGGAACATTTCAATGCGGCTCATCGTCTTCATAATCCAAAATGGACTGATGAAAAAAACGAAGAGGTATTCGGTAAGTGCAACAATCCTAATTTTCACGGACACAATTATGAATTGATCGTGCAGGTAACGGGTGAGCTCAATGCCGAAACAGGCTACGTAATGGATATGAAAATCCTTAGTTCCATATTAAAGGAGTTCGTTCTCGACCGGTTTGATCACAAAAACCTTAACTTGGACGTATTGGAATTTAGAGACCTGAATCCCTCAGCTGAAAATATTGCGATCGTTATTTATTCAATATTAAGACCAAAAATTGATTCAGGCCTCGCCCTGAAAGTGAGATTATATGAAACAGAACGGAACTTTGTCGAATATCCGGTTGACTGA
- the folE gene encoding GTP cyclohydrolase I FolE, producing MKQNGTLSNIRLTDTVDIEEIGDDHLFSSIETPLRKDAFAMEDELKMELIEKHFRHIMEIMGLDMTDDSLKGTPKRVAKMYIQEVFSGLDPKNKPAVTLFDNKYKYDQMLVEKDISVFSNCEHHFVPIYGKAHVAYISSGKVIGLSKLNRIVEYFAKRPQVQERLTVQIANELKQALQTEDIAVVIDAQHMCVQSRGIRDSGSSTVTAYYGGKFLEEVTKKEFLSYLGM from the coding sequence ATGAAACAGAACGGAACTTTGTCGAATATCCGGTTGACTGATACTGTTGATATTGAAGAGATTGGTGATGATCACTTATTTTCATCTATTGAAACTCCTTTGCGCAAGGATGCCTTCGCTATGGAGGACGAGCTCAAAATGGAGCTGATTGAAAAGCATTTTCGTCACATTATGGAGATCATGGGTCTTGATATGACTGACGACAGCCTGAAAGGTACTCCCAAACGTGTTGCCAAAATGTACATCCAAGAGGTGTTCAGTGGTCTGGATCCCAAAAACAAACCAGCCGTTACCCTTTTTGACAATAAATATAAATATGACCAGATGCTGGTCGAAAAAGACATTTCTGTCTTTTCAAACTGCGAACATCATTTTGTGCCTATCTACGGAAAAGCGCACGTTGCGTATATATCAAGTGGAAAAGTGATCGGACTTTCCAAGCTGAACAGGATCGTTGAGTATTTTGCGAAAAGACCGCAGGTTCAGGAAAGACTTACCGTTCAGATCGCTAATGAGTTAAAGCAAGCATTGCAGACGGAGGACATCGCAGTAGTAATTGATGCCCAGCACATGTGTGTGCAATCCCGCGGGATCCGCGATTCCGGCAGCTCCACAGTTACCGCTTACTATGGCGGTAAATTCCTGGAAGAAGTAACGAAGAAGGAGTTTCTGAGTTATTTGGGAATGTAA